A window of Danio aesculapii chromosome 16, fDanAes4.1, whole genome shotgun sequence genomic DNA:
TGCGTTTCTGGTGGGCAGATGGTTTGCCTCCACCAGAAACACTCTGAAAAGCATCATCTGCTTTCCGCTTCACTCCTCTTCCTCCTAATGTGAGTtacaacacaacaaacaataGACACTTAAattaatcaatcatgtttgtttaaTTGTCATTATTTCATTCCAGATTTCTGTCTCAAATAATATGAagattgagaaaatcacctttaaagggGCCAAATTAAGTTCAAATCAACAATTGAGTtctgacatgtttacagtagaAAGTGTTGAACTTCATGGAACTTgatcataatataatatttgaatgattttaggCATAATAgataaatcaatcattttgatccagacaatgtatttttgtctattgGCCAAAATATCCCCATGCTCACTGGATTTACCAGCTAACTGAGTAAAACACTTTGCACCCTGCTTCATGTTTCAGAATTTTAAGTGGAAATAAAGTTATGGTGATGAAGCTGTAGAAGTGTTGATCTGTGGCAGGAGACACACCTGAGCTGGTTTTCTCCTCATAGCTGGTCATCTCTGTGTCTCTTGTGTTCTCCAGCTCTGAAACTTTGATGCGTTTCCGCAGAGCATATGGTTTGCCTCTGTCAGAAACACTCTGAAAATCATCATCCGCTTTCCGCTTCACTCCTCTTCCTCCTAATGTGGATTATagtaaataatgaattattaataatcagTTATTTCATTAATTGGCTTTATTTTACTCTGGGATTTAACATCTGGCAACAGTGCTAATAGTTTTCCAGCATTTTCCAGTCATAAAGAGTGGACTGACCTGAGCTGGACGTCTCTGTGTCGGCGTCTTCTCTTGTGTTCTCCAGCTCTGAAACTTTGATGCGTTTCTGGTGGGCAGATGGTTTGCCTCCACCAGAAACACTCTGAAAAGCATCATCCGCTTTCCGCTTCATTCCTCTTCCTCCTAATGTGGATtacaacacaacaaacaataGACACTTAAATTAATCAAACATGTAAAACACTTTGCACCCTGCTTCAGGGTTCATACatgcacatttttactacaaaaattccaggacttttccaggactttcaagtcaattttcatgacctaacgtttcatgtaatgtctacatacagtatatgtggtaaataataagaaacgtttacatttattacagcatattataaaacacgcaatagtttcaatttatttttatatctatgtaaaatagatgatgcttacacagcactgaTAATGTGAGAGCGTGTTTCTggcaaagaaaagaaataaaaacaaataacctTCATTCCAATATACAAACATatgtcaaactaattttagataaTCTTAATAGTCTGTTAATCTAGTAATAGTAGGTGAAACTACTTCTATTGTAAAGCCGCGATCACACTGCACTTATCGCTCCATAGACTTCACTTCATAGGCATGTgaatgcggcagaccagaaacgcaagcgcgtgtttcgcatttcactgcatacGAAAGTTCAAGTTCTTACCTGTGAATTTACATCAGGTGATTGCGTAAGACCAATAGaagataatttaaaataagaaatgtaaaatatggagcaatcgttcacttttatttatgtctaatcatattgtttaaagcagcccctttttgcagcgctgaACAACAGAATTTTAcaagcacaagctctagtgtgactgcagcctaggtcgctttggacaaaaatgtctgctaaacgactaaatataaatgtaatttccatgacttttccaaaaccttgtgggtttttcagtttttccaaaacttttccaggcctggaaaatgccatgacaaaactccatgacttttccaaaaccttgtgggTTTTTTGTGGGCCTGGAAAATGCCGTgacaaaattccatgacttttccaggttttccatgaccatatGAACCCTGCTGCTTCATGTTTCAGAATTTTAAGTGGTAATAAATGTATGGTGATGAAGCTGTAGAAGTGTTGATCTGTGGCAGGAGACACACCTGAGCTGGTTTTCTCTTGATAGCTGGTCATCTCTGTGTCTCTTGTGTTCTCCAGCTCTGAAACTTTGATGCGTTTCCGCAGAGCATATGGTTTGCCTCTGTCAGAAACACACTGAAAAGCAACCTCCGCTTTCCGCTTCACTCCTCTTCCTCCTAATGTGAGTtacaacacaacaaacaataGACTCTTAATctaatcaatcatgtttgtttaaTTGTCATTATTTCATTCCAGATTTCTGTCTCAAATAATATGAagattgagaaaatcacctttaaagggGCCAAATTAAGTTCAAATCAACAATTGAGTtctgacatgtttacagtagaAAGTGTTGAACTTCATGGAACTTgatcataatataatattttactgatTTTGGGCATAATAGATAAatcaataatataatgtataatacagtaatataatgtatttttgcctattggcaaaaaaaaaatctgaattttaattGGTAATAAATGTATGGTGCTGAAGCTGTAGAAGTGTTGATCTGTGGCAGGAGACACACCTGAGCTGGTTTTCTCCTCGTAGCTGGTCATCTCTGTGTCTCTTGTGTTCTCCAGCTCTGAAACTTTGATGCGTTTCCGCTGAGCAGATAGTTTGCTTCCGTCAGAAGCGCTATGAAATGTATCCTCCGCTTTCCGCTTCATTCCTCTTCCTCCTAATGTGGATtacaacacaacaaacaataAACTCTTAATCTAAATCAAGATTTTTAATGTCATTAATTCATATCAGAATTCAATTGAAAATCTGAGAGTTCAAAATCCAAACATTGGGAAAATCACCTTTTAAATtgtcaaattaagttcttagcaatgcatattataaatatCAAACActgagtttttataaatttacagTAGCAAGCCAGTTTATAATCTTAATGAACCATGAACATAATATTCTCATGTTTTTGTGTCAAATTTCATGCCTGTAGCTGGGGACGGGGTGGGGATGTcctatacatgagctcatttgtcttattttgactgctacaccatcataaattgtaaaaaaataacccaTTAAAAATGCTTCAAGACCAAGCCGAATCTTCTGTTGACCGTCACATCAGTGTGACTTCAGATAATCAgagcaaactattatttttcatgagtccaacatccagctgtgctaaacacatttacaagtaacttttattctgaatcttggaccttattcttgaatcaaaacatgaccaataaaaaggtgtgaagcaccaaaagtggcccatattcAAATTCATTCGAATACTAATTTGGGTTTTGTTCTTATCCATGAATCTTCAACTAAATGTACAAGAAAGGCTAGAAAAATCATGAAGctcttattgttattatgtttaataacaatattattgttattatgatttccttttttattattgaaatggctgaattctgactgaggaaagttgaagatgctggccagtttgttatttgcctaataaatgataataggccacagtttttaatttaaactttaacagattcatatttttaatgacatatgatgtaataactttaaaaaataagtatttatttatattgctttaatctaaatctttaggaaatattttggtacatcgaaaagtgtggttataatgaccatccgacaagctaatccagcttaaaatgtcacttaaacgCAGTGTTTAagcctcataattaaataatgaggcaaataactgcaaaaaagctccacattttgagaaaaaagaaccagccctttcaccaggctggctatgggcctgtattTGTCATGTAGTTTGGCTGTTGCCAACATAAGACCTGGGTCCTGAGTCACAGTTTTGCATAATTGAATCCATCATTTATTATTAGTACAGCTGTCCgtgtattaaaatgaacattttcatcattatacattataaatcAGACCCATAGCCAGGGGGCGTTCGGGTGGTCCACACCCACCCACCACTGATAAAAGTCCAGAATTGTCccaaacatgagctcatttgtcctattttatttttgctatgcCATCATATaatgtgaaaataacccatcaaaaaagaCTTCCAATGAattcaaacaattattttatatgaGTTCAACATCCAGATGTGCAAGAAAACAAGTGTTTGCAATGTATCTGATATACTGAAAATATGGATtcattactgtatataaaatcaacaaaggCATACAgtaactgtaaaaaacaaagcttgtgcatcatagagaataatatttagacaattttagagttgatttgatgCTTTTATCTCAAATGATGTCagggtttaatttatttaattgtttacagtgtatctgatatactgaaaatatggattcattactgtatataaaatcaacaaaggcataactgtaaaaaaacaaagcttGTGCATCATAAAGAGTAATATTTAGAAAttttttagagttgatttgaatattttatctcaaatgaTGTGAAGTTAAATGCATATAAGTGTTTACAGGATATTCAACCAAAAGAAAACATGGATTCATTACTAACTTTACCGCGGTGACTTGCCCTCAAGTACGACTTAGTGGGTTATCTGGATTTTACTCTGGTGTTTTTGTATTAAATAgactaataatatataaaacaggCAAATACGAAACACGCGTGTTCTTACTATCTGGACTTACCCATCAAGGTCCACAAACTGTTCGTTTCTGCTAGAGACTCGGAAGGTCTTGTAAACATCGTTTAAAATCGCTCAACTGTTTTCCTCGATGCGTTAATCGATCAACTTTCACAAACAACCTTCAATTACCGTTCCTGCAGATTACTGAAGCTGAGTTTACGCGTGTCTGCAGACCCTGTAGAACCGTTAGAACGCGTTCTGCTGTTGCCAAGCAACGCGTCGTCTTCCGCGAAGGTGACCTTTACCCTTTAAAGCAGCGCGTATGATGTTTGATACACCAGTTTATAAGATCTGTAAAATATCACCCTGATTATTCTTTTGCTCGAAACCCTGTTATATATAGTTTGATTGTATACTTGTATTTTGCCCTCTTGTAAATTTTCATGACACTGTAGGCAGTGGAAGGGCTTTTTATGACCTTTTCAAAATGGCCGTTCTCATTGAATTTCAAGCTGATTTCAAGTTGTTGCAGTAAAAGTTTTCTTGATTGAAACGAAGCATAATTACTTAATACTTActgcttattttttatgttataaataaattgtgttgaaaataaatcaaatttgacACAACAGGTATAAATGGTGAATTATTCATTCCCGAACAGTCAGATTTGTGTAATGTAATCTATATCATACCTACTACAATGCAAACACACAGTATTTgggtaaaaaaatcttattagtGACTGAAATGGCATCTTAAAATTACACTGCGGATACTTTTACAATAATTCCTAACCGGAAAACTATATTGATCAATTTATGTGTATTTTAGGTGTCAAAAAGAATAGAGGAGGAAATTAGCAAaataaagtgtcttgaaaacatcATCAACATATTAATGGATGGCAATTAAAGTGCCATAGAGCGGTTAGAGGAAGATGAGGAGGATTTTTTGGCCtattttttatttgtcaggtCTCACAGTGCTTTCTGTATTAGGGGCTCTTACTTTGTAATTACGAATAAACCGGACCCGAAAATCCCGTTACTTTGGGGCTTTCCTTTGTTATTTGTAtcgttattttttatatttcattgtcAGACAGTGTGTGGCTGTGATATATAATGACAAAATGTGTTCGCGGTATTGGTATTGGTCTATGTCTTTGGTGCTGTTTATGGGCGACTAAAAGAAAAGTTAACGTTGGCTAGAAAGACCGGGTGCCTTGACTTAGCTCGCATGACCGCAGGAAGGAAAGCACCATCTCGGTTGctcaaaaatgttgttgtttattagtatttgtttAGTAATTGTTAcataaactgaatatatatatatatatatatatatatatatatatatatatatatatatatatatatatatagaatcaaCAGGAAAATCAACAGGAGTCTGGTGCTAACATGAGGAAAAAAGCACAAGATGAATTTTATGCGTCCCTTTCAGGTACAGTAACTTATGTCtataaaaccattttatttttgttgttcaagtaaattcattcattcattaattttcttttcagcttcatccctttgttaatctggggtcgccacagtgggatgaaccaccaacttatccagcatatgttttaggcagcagatgctcttccagctgcaacccatcacagggaaacatctactacacacaatcattcacactcatatactatggacaatttagcctacccaattcacctgtaccacatgtgttcagactgtgggggaaaccagagcatccggaggaaacccatgcagaaacatcaactgacccagatgaagctcgaaccagcaaccttcttgctgtgaggcgaacgtgctacccactgcgccaccgtgcagccccgtTCAAGTAAATTAGTGAGGCTAATTAATATTTACCTTCGCCACAGTTCCACCAAATATgcctttttacatttgttttcttgCTTTGCAGCTATGTGTTTTGAACTATGATAGGACGTTTTATGGCTTTCCGTAATAAACCAAGCCGTTAATATTAATAACTTGTGCAATATTTGATCATTCTGCACCAGCTACACAAACATGTGCTGCAGTTATTtcactgtatgtattatttattataattcagtgcagttattgtattttattgtgtcGTCTATTTCTATATTTCTTATTGCTGCTGTTCTCTCTGAGAGTTTATTTCACTGTTCCACTACAACGACAGTCACTTTAGTCTTTACATTCGTAGATTGGTGTGTTTTTAATAGGCCAGTTATTCAGTTTTGTACATTACtatatgaaataacaaaactgacTAACATTCTGTGATTTCTGAGAGCTCAATAGTATAAAACGAGTCAAATTACTAAGCTACAGACCATAAaccatttttaaaccatttttatgtTCACAtttgtctgaatggtaacaataACTGTTTGTTTAAAAGTACACTTatttcttaaagaaaaaaaaaaatctgcttcatACTGACAGCAAGGGTCAGTTTTTGTTACTATAGATTATAGTGCAAGTTAAATCCACATTTTGATTAAAGTTTAGAAACATTATGATTATCCCGCTGTCTTAATAGTGTGTCATGAGGTATTTCTTAAATGACCAATTTCTCCTGCATTGTAGACGGAGGTTCAATGCTGAAATTTGTCACAAAAGAAGTTGAGGTGTCCTGATCCAGCACTGCTCCAGAGACACCAGCAGCTGCACAGCTACAGACACAGGATGCAGCACTGAGGACCGTCCATCTCTACAGGTACAGAGAGAGTTTATTCCTTACCTTTTGCAAATGTTTGAAATTGGGGATGTTTCTGCAGAAGACATGTCAGTGTTGATTTTGATGTCaactattattatataatgtaaagATTTTATTGTTTAAGTTTAATTCTCAttgtttatatgcatatttatatgtttaaaataataaatatatatttaaatatacagttgaagtcagaattaatcgcccccctttgatttttttttttgttcttttttaaatatttcccaaatgatgttgaacagattcaggaaatgttcacagtatgtctgataattcatggcaaagagaaaataaatcagttattagagatgagttattaaaactattatgattagtaatgtgttgaagaaatctgctctctgttaaacagaaattggggaaaaaataaacgggggctaataattcagggggtccaaataattctgacctcaactgtatatgtttgtgtgttgttttccATCTGTGGGAGCACCAAGTAAAATTCCGCTTAGGGCACCCTTTTGGCCAGCAGCGGCCCTGAAGTTACCCCTCAACTGTACAACTTCTATACAGTGATAATCCAGACGCCACTAATGTCAGTAGGCCTACATGCCAGTGATCATGTGACATGTGCCAGTAGGTGTCAGTATAAGCTCATGTTATAAGCACATTAATGTTATAAGTTTCACtttactttaatgtttaaaaatgatcaGGCAAATGACACCTATTctcatatatgcatgtatgttatGTATTTAGAACATGCATtataatattactttattttaatataactttataaagcatattatttacaagaccttaaaatgaaaataaatcaatgaattaattaacAAACTCAGAGAAGTCCATATTGTAGCCAACAAAGGAACCGCCACGATGCTATAATATACAACACAACAGATCAGCATGTCACagtaagttcatttatttattttcagtggtgttcaacaagacaatacatcatggtatacaatacaacataggaaaaatGACAGACTTTCTTCCCACTAtctcctcaaaataaaataaaatgtatgaattataaacaaaaatatcctctgagagaaaaaaataataataaataaaaaataaaagaaaaaataaaagaaattctttaaaaaaataataaatgagcaAGTTTGCAATAAAAgagcaaacttttgtttttaaagttcACATTAAGGAGTCAATATTTCCTCTTTCCAATTAATTACTGTGTATTATTAGATCTGATATCAACTGAACAGGGTAAGCCTTTGATATAGTCTAAATCAGGGttccaggtcttgtaaaaaggcttgagagatcctgcaagtaaacatcttaaagggcacctatggtgaaaaatctacttttcaagctgtttggacagacatatgtgcatgtatggtgtatagaccgtcatattggggtgatataaacacacccagtcctttttctttcaatttaacaacataaaaacgctggaccaattggagcggttttcagaccgacaaccggcaacttgacgtaggagtgcggtccccccgcccaccaaaatgattgacagctgcgcgtattaacatgtcccggtagtcacgtgtataatcatatcaacaagtaaggacgtgcgcaaagcagccgggaataaaaggtgttcagttcgctaggatcatcaatcatcatcaaacgtgatcaagagtgagtttcacatgtttaaaatgttttaaaacagagcatgtgtgtaatgaagtacagcgatttagcttagctttacttcatcagcacagccgcgtgtcagaacaattataaaggaagacgcttcagtcccagtttgtggacgttaaatcaggtttattttgtacattaacataacagatattcatacagcagtggagattaacctgtccTGACACATTTGCGtgtaaaaagagtgcaaagctaaaccggcgctctgtctgtctgtgtgtgtgcgggtgtgtatctctgtgtgtgtgtgtgtgtgcgcgtgaactttgtgtgactcatcgattcaactgcacaacaaatactgattggtaaagttctcacTGTTGTATTTCTCagaaacgctacgtgagatctgcttcctttatgtctgtctgttgtctgacgcagccgagggaggagattaaggcacgcagaaaggcacgtagaaaaggtgggtggggaggactagccttaaaggcgcagtatgacaaaacagccccctagtgaaaaaatgtatcaaatagaatcttgcaaaaggtataatgaaaaatgtgatgggtgttttgagctgaaactttacagacacattctggaggcgcaaaacacttatattaaatctgaaaaagggctaACAGTCAAGTCAAGATGCAACAGTCAAGTCAACTCTCTCTGAAATACCAAAAAGGGCTGTCAAGGGGTCTAGATTTATGTTCATAGATTTATTAGCAGGAGACTGCTTACAACGATGATAGACATCTCTTCTATCAGGGGAAATTTGGCTAATTTGGCATTTGTTAAATGAACTCTATGGAGCACCTTACATTGCATTAGGCCATGTCTGATGCATGTAGAGGAGGAGTGGACCGTCTTTAAAATATCCACCCATTATTCTTCCACGATATCAACACAAAGGTAATTTTTCCCAAGATTCTTTGAGAGAAACTATAGGATTTTCATTTAGTGTACTTAATAAACTATAAATTGCTgatattaaatgtttctgtccAATATCTAAACCGAAAAAATAGTCAAGATGGTGTTCAGGAGGGCGGTTAGGAAAGTGGGGAAACAATTTCTGAAGCAAGTGTCTGACctgaatgaaacaaaacaaatgactgttggggagatcgtatttagtaaaTAGAAATTAAACAGATGCGAATACCCCGTCTTCATATAAATCCTTTACCTCATTGAGTCCATAAGCTGCCCAAATGCGAAAAGTGTTATCAAAGTGTTATCAAAACAAGATGGCGAcaaatgaattgaatgaattgtTCAAAATAGGTGTATGGATAGATGTTTTATGCAAGCCGTAATGCTTTCTGAATTGAACCCAAATTTGAATAGTGTTAATGACTACCAAGTTATATGAAATTCCGCTGATAATTAATGGAAGCTGGGAGCTGATAAGAGAGTGCAGAGTGCCCTTTGTTGACACTATCTCTGAGTGAACCCAGGGGGCACAGTTGTCAGCTTGAGGAGGATTCTTCCAGTAGAGAATCTTATTAATATTACAAGCCCAGTAATATTGTTGGAAGTTAGGAAGCGCAAGTCCTACTTTGCATTTAGGAAGTTGGAGAACTGATTTCTTAAGGCATGCAGGCTTGTTGCCCCAGATAAATAAACGTAAAATACATCCAAATtagtaaaaaaagatttaataatgaaaattagAACATGTTGAAAAAGATAAAGACATTAAGGTAGAATAACCATTTTTACTAAATTAATATGGAAGTGATGAGCATTTAGAAAACTGTGATTTGATTTTATCAACCACTAGTtggaaatcattaataaataagttattgaATGAGTTGGTGAAGAAAATGCCAAGGTACTTGAACCCACTTGTAGCTATTCTAA
This region includes:
- the LOC130243032 gene encoding uncharacterized protein LOC130243032, with amino-acid sequence MKRKAEDTFHSASDGSKLSAQRKRIKVSELENTRDTEMTSYEEKTSSGGRGVKRKAEVAFQCVSDRGKPYALRKRIKVSELENTRDTEMTSYQEKTSSGGRGMKRKADDAFQSVSGGGKPSAHQKRIKVSELENTREDADTETSSSGGRGVKRKADDDFQSVSDRGKPYALRKRIKVSELENTRDTEMTSYEEKTSSGGRGVKRKADDAFQSVSGGGKPSAHQKRIKVSELENTRADADTETSSSGQSTLYDWKMLENY